One region of Budorcas taxicolor isolate Tak-1 chromosome 3, Takin1.1, whole genome shotgun sequence genomic DNA includes:
- the LOC128044910 gene encoding olfactory receptor 12-like encodes MSPYGNGNLSAMPLQEFVLDGFQTQALLFALFLALYVVAVLGNLTMMVVITLDARLHSSMYFFLKNLSFVDLCYSSVIYPKALANFFSSSKVITFAGCATQFFFFSMVGTTEAFLLAVMAYDRFVAVCSPLRYPIAMRPSVCARLVLGTYCGGCLNSILQTSFTFSLPFCSSNHIDHFFCDVPPLLKLACADTTISELVLFGLCGLIIVGTILVVLTSYGYITVTILKMRSGGGRHKLFSTCGSHMTAVSIYYGTVFVMYAQPGAVLSMEQGKVVSVFYTLVIPMLNPLIYSLRNKEVKDALWRLGQRHTAT; translated from the coding sequence ATGTCACCCTATGGAAATGGAAACCTTTCAGCGATGCCTTTGCAGGAGTTTGTACTGGATGGATTTCAGACCCAGGCCCTGCTCTTTGCTCTGTTCCTGGCCCTGTACGTGGTGGCCGTCCTGGGGAACCTCACCATGATGGTGGTCATCACGCTGGATGCCCGTCTGCACTCCTCGATGTACTTCTTCCTCAAGAACCTCTCCTTTGTGGACCTGTGCTACTCGTCTGTCATCTACCCCAAAGCCCTGGCCAacttcttttcctcctccaaggtcATCACCTTTGCAGGCTGTGCCACCCAGTTCTTCTTCTTCTCCATGGTGGGCACCACTGAGGCATTTCTCCTGgccgtgatggcctatgaccgcttcgTGGCCGTCTGCAGCCCCCTGCGCTACCCCATCGCCATGCGCCCCTCAGTGTGTGCCCGCCTGGTGTTGGGCACTTACTGTGGGGGCTGCCTCAACTCCATTCTGCAGACCAGCTTCACATTCAGCCTCCCATTCTGCAGCTCCAACCACATCGACCACTTCTTCTGTGATGTGCCTCCATTACTCAAGCTTGCCTGTGCTGACACTACCATCAGTGAGCTGGTCTTGTTTGGCCTTTGTGGGCTCATAATTGTGGGCACCATACTTGTGGTCCTCACCTCCTATGGCTACATCACAGTGACCATCCTGAAGATGCGCTCAGGAGGAGGGAGGCACAAGCTCTTCTCCACCTGCGGCTCCCACATGACAGCTGTGTCCATCTATTATGGGACAGTTTTTGTCATGTATGCCCAGCCGGGGGCTGTGCTGTCCATGGAGCAGGGCAAGGTGGTCTCTGTCTTCTACACCCTGGTCATCCCGATGCTCAACCCCCTCATCTACAGTCTGAGAAACAAGGAGGTGAAGGATGCCCTGTGGAGACTGGGGCAGAGACACACAGCCACGTGA